In Patagioenas fasciata isolate bPatFas1 chromosome 11, bPatFas1.hap1, whole genome shotgun sequence, the following proteins share a genomic window:
- the LOC136106396 gene encoding Golgi-associated RAB2 interactor protein 5A-like, translated as MAIATIPGGTGPPTSTNVPCPTPTTRSPRLSRQPPRCPRPATGRQEGRGCHVPSPCSAWRCGRHLERWRQRLSQRHPEPIRCPCVTCWHCCVLPGLLPGLHPRMGRLSRYLARGEYGQLRDCPLFESDFLQVTRSGEAASQVTVAIAASSPLLPRPDLLLLARPVLPSPPDPEEELQLLGLLPLSLVRLSLRSLQRHQLRVRLVTGRTFYLQLLAPPPRLPRLFSRWLRLLFVLREAGGRLPQDPPRDGAGLGEPEPQ; from the exons ATGGCAATAGCCACCATCCCGGGAGGAACCGGCCCCCCCACAAGCACAAACGTCCCCTGCCCCACCCCCACCACCCGCAGCCCGAGGCTGTCCCGGCAGcccccccgctgcccccgcccggCCACGGGGCGGCAGGAGGGGCGGGGCTGTCACGTGCCTTCCCCCTGCAGTGCGTGGCGCTGCGGGCGCCATCTTGAGCGGTGGCGGCAACGCCTCTCCCAGCGCCACCCCGAGCCAATCCGGTGTCCTTGTGTCACCTGCTGGCACTGCTGTGTCCTCCCCGGGCTGCTCCCCGGCCTCCACCCACGGATGGGCCGCCTGTCGCGCTACCTGGCCCGGGGGGAGTACGGGCAGCTGCGGGACTGCCCACTCTTCGAGAGCGACTTCCTGCAG GTGACCCGCAGCGGGGAGGCCGCCAGCCAGGTGACAGTGGCCATTGCAGCCAGCAGCCCCCTCCTCCCGCGCCCCGACCTCCTGCTGCTGGCGCGGCCGGTGCTGCCGTCACCCCCCGACCCcgaggaggagctgcagctgctggg GCTGCTGCCGCTGTCCTTGGTCCGTCTGTCCCTGCGCAGCCTCCAGCGTCACCAGCTGCGCGTGCGTCTGGTCACCGGCCGGACTTTCTACCTGCAGCTCCTGGCGCCCCCCCCGCGCCTCCCGCGCCTCTTCAGCCGCTGGCTCCGGCTCCTCTTCGTACTGCGAGAGGCCGGCGGGAGGCTCCCCCAAGACCCTCCCAGGgacggggcagggctgggggagcctgaACCCCAGTAA